In one window of Bifidobacterium sp. WK041_4_12 DNA:
- the upp gene encoding uracil phosphoribosyltransferase: MELHVLEHPLIEHKLTVLRDKKTPSNTFRELVSELVMLEAYEATRNLSVSDYPIETPVAPMVGKKLSTPRPMVVPVLRAGLGMLDGMTRLVPTAEVGFLGMKRDESTLDIITYANRLPEDLSGRQCFLLDPMLATGGTLVAATHYLAEHGAKDVTAINILAAPEGLERLKRDIDPSIDFKVVVCAVDEKLNDKAYIVPGLGDAGDRLYGVID, translated from the coding sequence ATGGAACTCCATGTACTAGAACATCCTCTGATTGAGCATAAGCTCACTGTTTTGAGGGATAAGAAAACACCATCCAATACCTTCCGCGAGCTCGTCAGCGAGCTGGTCATGCTGGAAGCCTATGAAGCAACACGCAACTTAAGCGTTTCGGATTATCCGATTGAAACTCCGGTAGCACCTATGGTTGGGAAGAAACTCAGCACGCCGCGACCGATGGTCGTGCCGGTCTTGCGAGCAGGGTTGGGCATGCTCGATGGCATGACACGCCTTGTTCCGACCGCCGAAGTCGGTTTCCTCGGCATGAAGCGCGATGAAAGCACCCTTGACATCATCACCTATGCCAACCGCTTGCCTGAAGACCTCTCAGGGCGTCAGTGCTTCCTGCTTGATCCGATGCTGGCAACCGGTGGCACGCTCGTTGCGGCGACGCACTATCTTGCCGAGCACGGTGCCAAGGATGTCACTGCCATCAACATTCTGGCAGCTCCAGAGGGCCTTGAGCGTCTGAAGCGAGACATTGACCCTTCAATCGACTTCAAGGTCGTCGTATGCGCGGTTGACGAGAAGCTGAACGACAAGGCTTACATTGTGCCGGGTCTGGGCGATGCTG
- a CDS encoding thymidine phosphorylase yields MSTNAASRYGSSSIRASRSGFSTSGSQRPSRPGQLDQAIADQLSGGMDPQQISEISHVSAASLLNRVHQTQDPNIVQRVLTLVDREGVDIIAELWSDADPDSLPGILWRLYSLRSWMRRSSDVISELWALGEPVDTAASAIVGVDRPPVAQDIARTADSILSGAFQGDFAVALERAGAFCEVISLGIRAQCTRLQKASSDEVGSPSRSALATQLARSLHSAQALHTTGRDFVHGAHLWRQGSLE; encoded by the coding sequence TTGTCTACTAATGCTGCATCACGCTATGGTTCCTCTTCGATTCGTGCGTCGCGATCAGGATTTTCAACCTCCGGCTCGCAGCGTCCTTCGCGCCCCGGACAGCTCGATCAGGCGATTGCCGACCAACTTTCAGGAGGCATGGATCCTCAGCAAATCAGCGAAATCAGCCATGTTTCTGCGGCTTCGCTGCTCAATCGCGTGCATCAGACTCAGGATCCTAATATCGTGCAACGCGTGCTCACGCTGGTCGACCGTGAAGGCGTTGACATCATTGCCGAACTGTGGAGCGATGCCGACCCCGATTCCTTGCCAGGCATTCTCTGGCGTCTCTATTCCCTGCGCAGCTGGATGCGACGCAGTTCGGATGTTATCAGCGAACTCTGGGCTTTGGGCGAACCAGTAGACACGGCTGCCTCTGCCATCGTTGGAGTCGATAGACCACCTGTGGCACAGGATATTGCGCGCACTGCCGATTCAATTCTTTCGGGAGCGTTCCAAGGCGATTTCGCCGTTGCACTGGAACGTGCCGGCGCATTCTGCGAAGTGATAAGCCTCGGCATCCGCGCACAATGCACGCGCTTGCAGAAGGCAAGCAGCGACGAAGTCGGTTCGCCTTCTCGTTCTGCCCTGGCCACGCAGCTGGCACGTTCACTTCATTCCGCACAGGCGCTACATACCACAGGGCGGGATTTTGTGCATGGTGCACACCTATGGCGTCAGGGATCGTTGGAATAG
- a CDS encoding NUDIX domain-containing protein: protein MSKTTDAAGAIVYRWRNADASRTLDDARKLPLSDDEVHEIMGKVKLCLVHRPKYDDWSWPKGKVEEHESLYHTAVREVGEETGIAVALESFLRTVEYPLNREGGKLRKGNITGNKRVSFWMAQALPKQDAERRRLTFGPVHEPDLNEVDDVRWVSPNAARHMLSHSTDRDVLDEFTDRVQQGALHSRIVLIVRHSKAESRKTWLGEDADRPLMPRGAAAAYALGRELTCFNPTLVVSSPWLRCIDTIRPFALQSRLQIREDERLTESSYEAFPHEALASMNEVIEASIRLRKNSIVCTHRPLLGGIFNFVRELCIGSSLAKRLPTKSPFIPTGHGVALSVVNASEGPQIIDIQKVVPIVY from the coding sequence ATGTCCAAAACGACTGATGCAGCTGGAGCAATCGTATATCGCTGGCGCAACGCCGACGCTTCTCGGACGCTCGATGATGCGAGAAAGCTTCCCCTCAGCGACGACGAAGTCCATGAGATCATGGGCAAGGTTAAACTATGTCTGGTTCACCGTCCCAAATATGACGATTGGAGCTGGCCCAAAGGCAAGGTTGAAGAGCACGAATCCCTATACCACACAGCAGTGCGAGAGGTTGGCGAGGAAACCGGCATTGCCGTTGCCTTGGAATCGTTTCTGAGAACCGTCGAATACCCGCTGAACCGTGAAGGCGGCAAGCTGCGCAAAGGCAACATCACCGGCAACAAGCGCGTATCGTTCTGGATGGCCCAAGCATTGCCCAAACAGGATGCGGAGCGGCGCAGGCTCACCTTCGGCCCTGTCCATGAGCCTGACCTCAACGAAGTTGATGACGTGCGCTGGGTCAGCCCCAACGCGGCGAGGCACATGCTCTCACACTCAACCGATAGGGACGTGCTTGACGAATTCACCGATAGAGTGCAGCAGGGTGCCCTGCATTCGCGCATTGTCCTCATTGTGAGACACAGCAAGGCGGAGTCGCGGAAAACATGGCTCGGCGAGGATGCTGACCGACCGCTGATGCCACGCGGCGCAGCGGCTGCGTATGCACTCGGCCGCGAACTGACATGCTTTAACCCCACGTTGGTGGTTTCGTCACCCTGGCTGCGCTGCATTGACACCATTCGACCCTTCGCCTTGCAATCACGACTTCAAATCCGCGAAGATGAACGTCTCACCGAATCGAGCTACGAGGCTTTTCCCCACGAAGCACTCGCCTCGATGAACGAGGTCATCGAAGCATCGATTCGCTTGCGGAAGAATTCAATCGTCTGCACTCACAGGCCACTTCTGGGTGGTATCTTCAACTTCGTACGCGAACTATGCATAGGCAGCTCTTTGGCGAAACGTCTGCCGACGAAATCGCCATTCATCCCCACCGGCCATGGCGTGGCATTAAGTGTCGTCAATGCCAGCGAAGGCCCTCAGATCATTGACATACAGAAAGTGGTACCCATTGTCTACTAA
- a CDS encoding RNA degradosome polyphosphate kinase has product MAQIFDAPSKSVLRSQIAEHIAETERSIRKTNPDEGAAPLPEDRFFDREISLLKFNKRVLELAQDDTQPMLERANYAAIFASNLDEFFMVRVAGLKRRVTTGIAVTAASGLSPRQQLRSISEQAHKLQNEYAHYVIDHILPELAEQHIVLLSWNQLTATEQERLSRFFRQQVFPVLTPLAVDPAHPFPYISGNSLNLAVLVENPISGKSHFARVKIPDNMPRLVAVDDLTDEEGREERYGFITMENLLIAHLESLFPGMVIKEARSFRVTRNEDIDVEEDDAENLLNAMEKELLRRRFGPPIRLEISDTTSPFLSQLLANQLRVSDEEVYRVPAPLDFTVLFELQSIDRADLKYQPFIPSTNRQIAEVESSRAQDIFAAIREHDILLHHPYDSFSTSVQAFLAQAAADPQVLAIKQTLYRTSGNSPIIDALVDAAHAGKQVLVLVEIKARFDEEANIAWARKLERAGVHVVYGIVGLKTHCKLQLVVRQEADGLRRYCHIGTGNYNPKTARQYTDLGLLTCDPVVGQDLTRLFNQLSGYAPKLSFQRLLVAPRSVRSGLIERIQREEAAAKDGKDAWIKIKVNSLVDEKCIDALYRASQAGVKIDIVERGICAIKPEIAGLSDNIRVRSILGRFLEHSRIFAFANSQGPQIGEGPISGPEVWIGSADLMHRNLDRRVEALVRITSPDEIDELIKYIDLQMADTTASWHMKGDGSYIRHSRDEQGNPLVDCQEYLIKKHTRIKRPTTH; this is encoded by the coding sequence AAAAACCAACCCTGACGAGGGCGCAGCACCTCTGCCCGAAGATCGTTTCTTCGACCGTGAGATCAGCTTGCTCAAGTTCAACAAACGAGTTCTGGAGCTGGCTCAGGACGATACACAACCAATGCTCGAACGAGCCAACTATGCGGCTATCTTTGCCAGCAATCTTGATGAATTCTTCATGGTTCGCGTTGCTGGACTCAAACGAAGAGTGACAACAGGCATCGCCGTGACCGCGGCAAGCGGACTCAGCCCGCGGCAGCAGCTTCGCTCCATATCTGAGCAGGCCCACAAGCTGCAAAACGAATACGCGCATTACGTCATCGACCATATACTTCCTGAACTTGCCGAGCAGCATATCGTGCTGCTGAGCTGGAACCAGCTGACCGCGACGGAACAGGAGCGTCTGTCTCGCTTCTTCCGCCAGCAGGTATTCCCCGTACTGACACCGCTGGCCGTAGACCCAGCGCACCCATTCCCCTACATTTCGGGCAATTCCCTGAACCTTGCGGTTCTTGTCGAAAACCCAATCTCTGGAAAATCGCACTTTGCCCGCGTGAAAATCCCCGATAACATGCCGCGTCTGGTTGCAGTGGACGATCTCACCGATGAGGAAGGGCGCGAGGAACGCTACGGCTTCATCACGATGGAGAATCTGCTGATAGCGCATCTTGAATCGCTTTTCCCCGGCATGGTAATCAAGGAGGCGCGCTCGTTCCGCGTCACGAGAAACGAAGATATCGACGTTGAGGAAGACGATGCCGAGAATCTGCTGAACGCGATGGAAAAGGAACTGCTGCGCCGCCGTTTCGGACCTCCCATTCGTCTCGAAATTTCAGACACCACCTCGCCCTTCCTTTCACAGCTGCTGGCAAACCAGCTCCGAGTCAGCGACGAGGAAGTGTATCGGGTTCCCGCCCCGCTCGATTTCACGGTGCTTTTCGAATTGCAGTCCATCGATCGCGCAGACCTCAAGTATCAGCCTTTCATACCCAGCACGAACCGCCAGATTGCAGAGGTCGAATCAAGTCGTGCACAAGACATCTTCGCTGCGATTCGCGAGCATGACATCTTGCTCCATCATCCCTACGATTCGTTCTCCACCTCCGTGCAGGCTTTTCTGGCACAGGCGGCAGCCGACCCACAGGTGTTGGCAATCAAGCAGACGCTCTATCGAACTTCGGGCAACTCACCCATCATCGATGCGCTGGTTGATGCCGCTCACGCCGGCAAACAGGTGCTTGTGCTTGTCGAGATCAAGGCGCGATTTGATGAAGAGGCAAACATCGCCTGGGCACGCAAGCTCGAACGTGCGGGTGTGCACGTCGTCTATGGCATCGTTGGTTTGAAAACCCATTGCAAGCTGCAGCTCGTGGTCCGTCAGGAAGCCGATGGCCTGCGACGGTATTGCCATATCGGAACCGGTAACTACAACCCCAAAACCGCCCGGCAATACACCGATCTCGGTCTGCTTACCTGCGATCCCGTCGTGGGGCAGGATTTGACCCGGCTCTTCAACCAGCTGTCAGGTTACGCTCCCAAATTAAGCTTCCAACGGCTGCTAGTCGCACCGCGCTCCGTACGCTCTGGACTTATCGAACGCATTCAGCGTGAGGAAGCCGCAGCCAAGGATGGCAAGGATGCTTGGATTAAAATCAAGGTCAACTCCCTGGTTGACGAGAAATGCATCGATGCGTTGTATCGAGCCAGCCAAGCCGGTGTCAAAATCGATATCGTGGAACGCGGCATCTGCGCAATCAAGCCTGAGATTGCAGGCTTGAGCGACAATATCCGTGTCCGTTCGATTCTCGGACGATTCCTCGAACACAGTCGAATATTTGCCTTTGCGAACTCGCAGGGCCCGCAGATCGGCGAAGGTCCGATTTCCGGTCCGGAAGTATGGATTGGCTCAGCCGATCTGATGCATAGAAACCTTGACCGCAGGGTTGAGGCTCTGGTAAGAATCACATCTCCCGACGAAATTGACGAGCTGATAAAATACATCGACTTGCAGATGGCTGATACTACGGCTTCGTGGCACATGAAGGGCGATGGCAGCTACATTCGCCACTCGCGCGACGAGCAGGGCAATCCGCTTGTTGACTGCCAGGAATATCTGATCAAGAAGCACACGCGAATCAAAAGACCCACTACACACTGA